In Paenibacillus sp. FSL M7-0420, a single genomic region encodes these proteins:
- a CDS encoding XkdW family protein has translation MNIALAIMYLYPDANSLHDFIVQDNGPEPILRPGAETKARVRYEIKLPEISEQPVEGVHYRHGIDYNLLTEGEDYDLVERGPYIAVWKLKVPQPTEAELQAAWEAYQEAEANKPPVLTELEQLQQENLWLKAQNNALSERADFIEDLIAEMATQVYT, from the coding sequence ATGAATATAGCACTAGCAATCATGTATCTATACCCGGACGCTAACTCACTTCACGACTTCATCGTCCAGGACAACGGCCCTGAACCTATCCTACGGCCCGGGGCCGAGACTAAGGCTCGGGTACGCTACGAGATCAAGCTTCCAGAAATTAGCGAACAACCCGTTGAAGGCGTCCACTACCGCCACGGCATCGACTATAATCTGCTGACCGAAGGCGAGGATTATGATCTGGTGGAGCGCGGACCGTATATCGCGGTCTGGAAGCTGAAGGTGCCGCAGCCGACAGAGGCTGAATTGCAGGCTGCGTGGGAAGCGTACCAGGAGGCTGAGGCCAACAAGCCGCCGGTACTGACAGAGCTGGAGCAGTTGCAGCAAGAGAATCTGTGGCTAAAGGCGCAGAATAACGCGCTCAGCGAACGGGCGGATTTCATTGAGGATCTCATTGCGGAGATGGCCACGCAAGTCTACACGTAA
- the ppc gene encoding phosphoenolpyruvate carboxylase, translated as MTELTTTVSKSNSNNLLRRDVRFLGNILGEVLVHQGGNELLDIVEKIRETSKSLRSLFLPELHNEFKELISSLDPENRHQVIRAFAIYFQLVNIAEQNHRIRRKRDYERSAGETVQPGSIESAVQELRERDFSHEEVLEIMSGMSLELVMTAHPTEAMRRAILDIHKRISDDVMGLDNPTLTFREREQLREKLLNEVITLWQTDELRDRKPTVLDEVRNGMYYFHETIFEVLPDVYQELERCLSKYYPGQNWHVPTYLRFGSWIGGDRDGNPSVKAKVTLQTLRLQRKLAIREYQRIMRELMQYLSFSTSIVNVTPELLESIEADRNIINLNRVDAWRNDNEPYRIKLSYMISKTQNVLDDEKKGTPERYSSPAQFIDDLNVIDRSLRHHYADYVADTYIKKLIRQVELFGFHTSTLDVRQHSQEHENAMTEVLAKMNVTPDYSKLSEQEKIVLLEKLLNDPRPLTSPYQSYSEGTEECLAVYRAIYEAQEEYGKQCITSYLISMAEAASDILEVMVFSKEVGLFRKDNDGTVVCTLQAVPLFETIDDLHDAPQIMRTLLNMPIYRDAVRAMNDLQEIMLGYSDSNKDGGVVTANWELRVALKQITATADEFGIKLKFFHGRGGALGRGGMPLNRSILAQPASTIGGGIKITEQGEVISSRYSMKGIAYRSLEQATSALITAAIHARSPQADLYEAKWDEIIARISEVSLNKYQDLIFRDPDFLTYFKESTPLPEVGELNIGSRPSKRKNSERFEDLRAIPWVFAWTQSRYLLPAWYAAGTGLQSFYEGKEENMKIMQHMYANFSFFTTLIDTLQMAIAKADLVIAKEYAGMGKNEEARARIFGQIEAEFKLTSELILQITGQQDILDNVPVIQESIRLRNPYVDPLSYLQVQLLSELRALREAEGDDAELLREVLLTINGIAAGLRNTG; from the coding sequence ATGACCGAACTTACGACTACCGTTAGCAAAAGCAACTCCAACAATCTGCTGCGGCGGGACGTACGGTTCCTGGGGAACATACTGGGCGAAGTCTTGGTACACCAAGGCGGTAACGAACTGCTGGATATTGTGGAGAAAATCCGGGAGACCAGCAAATCGCTGCGCTCATTGTTTTTGCCTGAACTGCACAACGAATTTAAAGAGCTGATTAGCTCACTGGACCCGGAGAATCGCCATCAGGTGATCCGTGCCTTCGCAATTTATTTCCAGCTGGTGAACATCGCCGAGCAGAACCACCGGATTCGGCGCAAACGCGACTATGAACGTTCTGCCGGGGAGACGGTACAGCCGGGGTCGATTGAGAGCGCGGTTCAGGAGCTTCGCGAACGGGATTTCTCCCACGAAGAGGTTCTTGAGATCATGAGCGGCATGTCGCTCGAGCTGGTTATGACCGCTCACCCTACTGAAGCTATGCGCCGTGCGATTCTCGATATCCACAAACGGATCTCCGACGACGTCATGGGCTTGGATAATCCGACGTTAACCTTCCGCGAACGCGAACAGCTCCGGGAGAAGCTGCTGAATGAGGTTATTACCTTGTGGCAGACCGATGAACTGCGTGACCGCAAGCCAACGGTACTGGATGAAGTGCGTAACGGGATGTATTACTTCCATGAGACGATTTTTGAAGTACTGCCGGATGTATATCAGGAGCTTGAGCGCTGTCTGAGCAAGTATTATCCGGGCCAGAACTGGCATGTGCCGACCTATCTGCGTTTCGGTTCATGGATCGGGGGAGACCGCGACGGCAACCCTTCCGTGAAGGCGAAGGTAACCTTGCAGACTCTACGTCTGCAGCGCAAGCTGGCTATTCGTGAATACCAGCGTATTATGCGCGAGCTGATGCAGTACCTGAGCTTTAGTACAAGCATTGTGAATGTGACGCCGGAGCTGCTGGAATCCATTGAGGCCGACCGGAATATTATCAATCTTAACCGGGTCGATGCCTGGCGTAATGATAACGAGCCTTACCGGATTAAGCTTAGCTATATGATCTCCAAGACCCAGAATGTGCTGGACGATGAGAAAAAAGGAACACCAGAGCGCTACTCATCCCCGGCGCAATTCATCGACGACCTGAACGTGATTGACCGCAGCCTGCGGCATCACTACGCCGATTATGTAGCAGATACCTACATTAAGAAGCTGATTCGTCAGGTGGAGCTGTTCGGCTTCCACACCTCTACGCTGGATGTCCGCCAGCACAGCCAGGAGCATGAGAATGCAATGACAGAGGTTCTGGCCAAGATGAATGTTACACCGGATTACTCCAAGCTGTCGGAGCAAGAGAAGATTGTGCTGCTGGAGAAGCTGCTGAATGATCCGCGTCCGCTGACTTCCCCTTACCAGTCTTATAGTGAAGGGACAGAGGAGTGTCTGGCGGTATACCGTGCGATCTATGAGGCGCAGGAGGAATACGGCAAGCAGTGTATTACAAGCTATCTGATCAGTATGGCGGAGGCGGCAAGCGATATTCTGGAGGTTATGGTCTTCTCCAAGGAAGTCGGCTTGTTCCGCAAAGACAACGACGGTACGGTAGTCTGTACTCTGCAGGCTGTGCCGCTGTTCGAGACGATTGACGACCTGCATGATGCGCCGCAGATTATGCGTACGCTGCTGAACATGCCGATCTACCGCGATGCGGTCCGTGCGATGAATGATCTGCAGGAGATCATGCTGGGATATTCCGACAGTAATAAAGACGGCGGCGTTGTTACAGCGAACTGGGAACTGCGTGTGGCCCTGAAGCAGATCACAGCGACTGCCGATGAGTTCGGCATTAAGCTGAAATTCTTCCATGGACGCGGCGGTGCCCTCGGACGCGGCGGTATGCCGCTCAACCGGAGCATTCTGGCCCAGCCGGCTTCCACCATCGGCGGCGGGATTAAGATTACCGAGCAGGGCGAGGTTATCTCCTCCCGGTATTCGATGAAAGGCATTGCTTACCGCAGTCTGGAGCAGGCGACATCCGCTCTGATTACGGCTGCTATTCATGCCAGATCGCCGCAAGCGGATCTGTACGAAGCCAAGTGGGATGAGATTATTGCCCGTATCTCTGAAGTCTCACTGAACAAATATCAGGATCTGATCTTCCGTGATCCGGATTTCCTGACGTACTTCAAAGAATCAACCCCGCTGCCGGAGGTAGGGGAGCTGAATATCGGCTCACGCCCTTCGAAGCGTAAGAACAGCGAGCGCTTCGAGGACCTGCGTGCGATTCCTTGGGTATTCGCTTGGACGCAGAGCCGTTATCTGCTTCCAGCATGGTATGCCGCCGGAACCGGTCTGCAGAGCTTCTATGAGGGCAAGGAAGAGAATATGAAGATCATGCAGCATATGTATGCGAACTTCTCATTCTTCACGACCCTGATCGATACGCTGCAGATGGCTATTGCGAAGGCGGATCTTGTCATCGCCAAGGAATACGCCGGGATGGGCAAGAACGAGGAAGCACGTGCGCGTATCTTCGGCCAGATCGAGGCTGAGTTCAAGCTGACCTCCGAGCTGATTCTCCAGATCACCGGCCAGCAGGACATTCTGGATAATGTTCCGGTCATTCAGGAATCGATCCGCCTGCGTAATCCGTACGTTGATCCGCTCAGCTACCTGCAGGTTCAGCTCCTCTCCGAGCTTCGCGCGTTGCGTGAGGCTGAGGGGGATGACGCTGAGCTGCTTCGTGAGGTACTGCTCACGATCAATGGTATTGCCGCCGGTCTTCGGAATACCGGCTGA
- a CDS encoding DUF2793 domain-containing protein, protein MAQTIQVKRGTRAELSTYGMLKAGEMGFCTDTKEVYIGDGTSNSMVGRALSGPEASRPAAASVGRLYLVSSGSNNGYLYFDDGTAWRRVNAQKLTDVSGTVDDIADGSTYAKVLKADLTAGHPNKVSDGTNSKTAAEIATHLNDAAKHRVINDGGSTITDLWSAQKIKNEIELAKHNIEPQASVKDQHLTAPPGSPVEADRYIIPAGATGAWAGKTNQIAEYAAGSWAYYVPAVGWTAYVDDEQKIYSWNGSAWVRTGGALQTITAGNGLTGGGQADSVTLTVGAGNGIIVGSTSVAAKPGKGILVNSTGIEVNIDGSSIVYDSANGNQLTVSTIDGGTF, encoded by the coding sequence ATGGCACAGACTATTCAGGTCAAACGCGGTACCCGGGCCGAGCTGTCCACTTACGGGATGCTGAAGGCGGGTGAAATGGGCTTCTGTACAGATACGAAAGAGGTCTATATCGGAGACGGTACTTCTAACTCCATGGTGGGCCGGGCCTTGTCCGGTCCCGAAGCTTCGCGTCCTGCGGCAGCCTCGGTGGGGCGTCTGTACCTTGTGAGCAGCGGGAGTAACAACGGGTATTTGTATTTCGATGACGGGACCGCCTGGCGCCGGGTTAACGCGCAGAAATTAACAGATGTGAGCGGCACGGTGGACGATATCGCTGACGGCTCCACGTATGCCAAGGTGCTCAAGGCGGATCTTACAGCAGGGCATCCCAATAAAGTGTCGGACGGCACGAATTCGAAGACCGCCGCAGAAATTGCAACGCATCTTAACGATGCCGCGAAGCATAGGGTGATCAACGATGGCGGTTCGACGATTACAGATCTGTGGTCCGCACAAAAAATCAAAAACGAAATCGAGCTGGCCAAGCATAATATTGAGCCGCAGGCTTCGGTGAAGGATCAGCATCTGACGGCTCCGCCAGGAAGTCCTGTGGAAGCAGACCGGTATATTATCCCGGCTGGAGCGACTGGAGCCTGGGCGGGTAAAACCAATCAGATTGCGGAGTATGCCGCAGGTAGCTGGGCTTATTATGTTCCGGCTGTAGGATGGACCGCCTACGTGGACGATGAGCAGAAAATCTACAGCTGGAACGGGAGCGCCTGGGTGCGGACGGGCGGCGCGCTGCAGACGATCACGGCTGGAAATGGTCTTACCGGCGGCGGGCAGGCGGATAGTGTCACGCTGACCGTCGGGGCAGGCAATGGGATCATTGTCGGCTCAACCAGTGTTGCAGCCAAGCCGGGTAAGGGAATTCTAGTAAACTCGACGGGGATTGAGGTCAACATTGACGGCTCAAGTATCGTCTACGATTCGGCCAATGGCAACCAGCTCACGGTAAGCACTATCGACGGCGGAACATTCTAG
- a CDS encoding phosphoglucomutase, whose amino-acid sequence MGYPEQIDVFQDKLNKKANGGSHVVEEKLRLTGGVFSGLLAHDNINNQTLAVYTGSRFSGTEVRNYSVSFPDEAPWRRLINIYADVPEVYVTYETPGDTVEADDVNQLQGGLTATQLELERYKQAGLIDGGSFRREV is encoded by the coding sequence ATGGGATATCCGGAGCAGATCGATGTTTTTCAGGATAAGCTGAACAAAAAGGCAAATGGCGGCAGTCATGTTGTAGAGGAGAAGCTTCGGCTCACAGGTGGTGTATTCAGCGGACTGTTGGCCCACGACAATATTAACAATCAGACGCTGGCCGTGTACACAGGCTCACGCTTCAGCGGGACAGAGGTGCGGAATTATTCGGTCTCTTTCCCGGACGAGGCCCCTTGGCGGCGGCTCATTAACATCTATGCGGATGTGCCCGAAGTCTATGTGACTTACGAGACACCGGGAGACACTGTGGAAGCGGATGATGTGAACCAGTTACAGGGCGGGCTTACGGCTACGCAGCTTGAACTGGAGCGGTATAAACAGGCCGGTCTGATTGACGGCGGATCTTTTAGAAGAGAGGTGTAA
- a CDS encoding DUF2634 domain-containing protein → MIPAIGRSGPVTGALEGNVTAAGNAPSLTYRMDWERGRIGGRVDGLEAVKQAAIKVLQTSRYEHLIYSADYGTEWKLVLGQDRLLARPELRRLISDALLQDERIQALEEVQILFEGDTVSFSCTAVTVYGDVELRKEGIGNV, encoded by the coding sequence ATGATTCCGGCAATAGGCAGATCCGGTCCGGTGACGGGAGCGCTGGAAGGGAATGTGACCGCTGCGGGGAATGCTCCGAGCCTGACGTACCGGATGGACTGGGAGCGGGGGCGGATCGGCGGGCGGGTAGACGGGCTCGAAGCGGTGAAGCAGGCAGCAATCAAGGTGCTGCAAACCAGCCGTTATGAGCACCTGATCTATAGCGCGGACTACGGAACGGAGTGGAAGCTGGTGCTGGGTCAGGACAGGCTGCTGGCCCGGCCGGAGCTGCGCCGCCTGATCAGCGATGCGCTGCTCCAGGATGAGCGGATTCAGGCGCTTGAGGAGGTACAGATTCTTTTTGAAGGGGATACGGTTAGCTTCAGCTGTACGGCTGTAACTGTATATGGCGATGTGGAGCTGAGAAAGGAGGGGATTGGCAATGTATGA
- the sigW gene encoding RNA polymerase sigma factor SigW: MENLEGRLTKLALKGDQRAFAELVELYKDKIYHLAYRMLNNRHEAEDVVQETFLRVYRNLDRYDDKQKFSTWIYRIGTNLCIDRLRKRRPTYSLDAEMNDQEGIDGYSMIPSDNVTPETELLLSETQRLIYEAIDSLPVKYRSVMILRYLQDLSLQEIGDVLDMPVTTIKTRVHRGREFLRKKLGPKL; encoded by the coding sequence GTGGAGAATCTGGAAGGCAGACTGACAAAGCTCGCCCTGAAGGGTGACCAAAGGGCATTTGCCGAGCTTGTGGAACTATATAAAGACAAAATTTATCATTTGGCTTACCGTATGCTGAATAACCGCCATGAGGCGGAGGATGTTGTTCAGGAGACTTTTTTGCGCGTCTACAGAAATTTGGACAGGTATGATGATAAGCAGAAGTTCTCGACATGGATCTACCGGATTGGCACGAACCTCTGCATTGACCGGCTGCGCAAGCGTCGCCCGACCTATTCCCTGGATGCCGAGATGAACGACCAGGAGGGGATTGACGGGTATTCGATGATTCCGAGCGATAATGTGACCCCGGAGACGGAACTGCTGCTCTCGGAGACACAGAGACTCATCTATGAAGCCATCGACAGCCTGCCCGTGAAGTACAGGTCGGTTATGATTCTGCGCTATCTGCAGGATTTGTCGCTTCAGGAGATCGGCGATGTGCTGGATATGCCTGTAACGACGATCAAGACCCGGGTGCATCGCGGCCGTGAGTTTTTACGTAAGAAGTTAGGACCCAAATTGTAA
- a CDS encoding putative phage tail protein, with protein MAYGDSIYGVVAYSADGVTGEGPEITVPDLMKYLPEYYQGVPEMEAVQASAGRACGEVAYAMADSDDQKTLESATWGLSRWERMLGLTSDTNKSYATRREMIKAKLRGSGTTTPEMIRRTASAFSGGDVEVVEVPGAYSFEVRFVGTLGIPANMAGLIQIMEEIKPAHLDYSFVYSYTWWDSLKSLTWNGAHGKTWNELRVYE; from the coding sequence GTGGCTTATGGAGACAGTATATATGGCGTTGTGGCATATTCGGCAGATGGTGTGACAGGGGAGGGGCCGGAGATTACCGTTCCCGATCTGATGAAATACCTGCCTGAATATTATCAGGGCGTGCCTGAGATGGAGGCTGTGCAGGCCAGCGCAGGTAGAGCCTGCGGTGAAGTGGCTTACGCCATGGCCGACAGTGACGATCAGAAGACGCTGGAGTCCGCTACCTGGGGGCTGTCCCGCTGGGAGCGGATGCTGGGACTGACCTCGGATACGAACAAGTCCTACGCCACCCGGCGAGAGATGATCAAGGCCAAGCTGCGGGGCAGCGGCACGACGACACCGGAGATGATCCGGCGGACGGCGTCTGCTTTTTCCGGCGGGGATGTGGAGGTGGTGGAGGTGCCCGGAGCGTACAGCTTCGAGGTACGCTTCGTCGGTACGCTGGGCATCCCGGCCAATATGGCGGGGCTGATTCAGATCATGGAAGAGATTAAGCCGGCCCATCTGGACTATAGCTTCGTATACAGCTACACCTGGTGGGACTCCTTGAAGTCCCTCACCTGGAACGGTGCGCACGGCAAGACCTGGAACGAACTAAGAGTATATGAATAG
- a CDS encoding holin gives MNRELLDHVLAFASILAVFILALVQLIKNNTHLPRNSIPFIGLGIGLLVGAAAYPFTELELTLRLWAGGLAGLSATGLFELAFNNRSGHTMK, from the coding sequence ATGAACCGCGAACTGCTGGACCATGTATTGGCTTTTGCCTCCATCCTGGCCGTATTTATTCTTGCCTTGGTGCAGCTGATCAAAAATAATACCCATTTGCCGCGTAACAGCATCCCTTTTATCGGACTGGGCATCGGTCTGCTGGTTGGAGCGGCGGCGTATCCTTTTACAGAGCTGGAGTTGACCTTGCGTCTATGGGCAGGCGGATTGGCCGGGTTATCGGCTACCGGATTATTCGAATTGGCATTCAACAACCGCTCAGGGCACACGATGAAATAA
- a CDS encoding anti-sigma factor family protein — MECKLAVSMMHDYLDDDLPDLQQRELKEHLLSCTECRARFKELEQTDMLMFSLMHQTPVASEDLVGRIMDSLPKPKKERAFITWIKRHPALTAASMFILVMLMSSVTFWNQDRQLVVRGADLDQVVIKGNTVIVPSGKIISGDLTVENGKTQVYGEVNGNVTVIDGSLYQASTAHISGQVKSIDQAVSWIWYKVTNMFSEVAYR, encoded by the coding sequence ATGGAATGCAAACTGGCCGTCTCTATGATGCACGACTACCTGGATGACGACTTGCCCGACCTGCAGCAGAGGGAATTGAAGGAGCATCTTTTATCCTGTACGGAGTGCCGTGCGAGGTTCAAAGAACTGGAACAGACCGATATGCTGATGTTTTCCCTGATGCACCAGACACCTGTGGCCTCGGAGGATTTGGTTGGCCGGATTATGGATTCATTACCGAAACCCAAGAAGGAAAGAGCCTTCATCACCTGGATCAAGCGACATCCGGCCCTGACGGCGGCGTCGATGTTCATTCTTGTGATGCTGATGAGCTCCGTAACCTTTTGGAATCAGGATCGGCAGCTTGTGGTTAGAGGGGCAGACCTCGACCAGGTTGTGATCAAGGGGAATACGGTGATTGTACCCTCCGGCAAAATTATCTCCGGCGATCTGACGGTGGAGAACGGTAAGACTCAAGTCTACGGGGAAGTCAACGGGAACGTAACGGTAATCGACGGCTCGCTGTATCAGGCTTCAACCGCCCATATCTCCGGGCAAGTCAAAAGTATAGACCAAGCCGTAAGCTGGATCTGGTATAAAGTGACGAACATGTTCTCTGAAGTTGCCTACCGATAG
- a CDS encoding DUF2577 domain-containing protein, which produces MLDIIKQASLGAVSNTNPVALSYGTVVLAQPLQIQVEQRLLLTGAALVVVESVMESKAVIEGREILLRRGLEAGDRVLLVRMQGGQSYIVLDRLVDL; this is translated from the coding sequence ATGCTCGATATTATTAAACAGGCAAGCCTCGGGGCCGTATCCAATACGAATCCGGTGGCTTTGTCTTATGGGACGGTGGTTCTGGCACAGCCGCTGCAGATTCAGGTGGAGCAGCGGCTGCTGCTGACAGGAGCCGCACTGGTTGTGGTTGAATCCGTGATGGAGAGCAAGGCTGTGATCGAAGGCCGGGAGATCCTGCTGCGGCGTGGACTTGAAGCGGGAGACCGCGTGCTGCTCGTGCGGATGCAAGGCGGACAGAGCTATATTGTCCTCGATCGGCTGGTGGATTTATGA
- a CDS encoding baseplate J/gp47 family protein, with protein sequence MYEDQTYEALLERMLDRVPEGLDKREGSIIYDALAPAAAEMAQMYLELEVSNNLFFPDTADGEYLERTIAWTGLKRQPAGKAQLGARFYTGGEQPLDIPLGSRFSLGLLHYSAAEKLAPGTYRLESETAGAEGNQYSGVLLPIDYIPGLARGEVTGLLVPGTDAETDEALRQRYFDSARRPATSGNKYHYMEWAQQIQGVGGARVFPLWAGPKTVKVVIVNAEHQPASPLLVSQVQQFIDPAPGLGEGQAPVGAVVTVESATGKVVDVSAKVTLAAGYALQPVIQAFTALLEKYRKEKAFAATYISQSVIGALLLNTEGVVDYSGLKLNGGTANIPLLETEVPLFGNVVLEV encoded by the coding sequence ATGTATGAGGATCAGACGTACGAGGCTCTGCTGGAACGCATGCTGGATCGGGTTCCAGAGGGGCTGGACAAGCGCGAGGGAAGTATTATCTATGATGCGCTTGCGCCGGCAGCTGCCGAAATGGCCCAGATGTATCTGGAGCTTGAGGTCAGCAATAATCTGTTTTTCCCGGATACGGCGGACGGTGAATATCTGGAACGAACCATTGCCTGGACAGGACTGAAGCGTCAGCCCGCAGGCAAAGCGCAGCTTGGCGCGAGGTTCTATACCGGCGGCGAACAGCCTCTGGACATTCCGCTGGGCAGCCGTTTCTCCCTGGGACTGCTCCATTATAGTGCTGCGGAGAAGCTTGCTCCCGGGACGTACCGCCTGGAGAGCGAGACTGCCGGGGCTGAGGGGAATCAGTATTCAGGCGTGCTGTTGCCGATTGATTATATCCCTGGACTTGCGCGGGGGGAGGTTACGGGCCTGCTGGTTCCCGGCACGGATGCGGAGACGGATGAAGCGCTGCGGCAGCGGTACTTCGATTCGGCCCGGCGGCCTGCAACGAGCGGCAATAAATATCATTACATGGAGTGGGCACAGCAGATCCAGGGTGTAGGGGGAGCGCGGGTCTTCCCGCTGTGGGCCGGACCGAAGACGGTCAAGGTGGTCATTGTGAACGCGGAGCATCAGCCCGCCTCCCCGCTGCTGGTCTCCCAGGTGCAGCAGTTTATTGATCCTGCGCCGGGCCTTGGCGAGGGCCAGGCTCCGGTGGGCGCGGTGGTGACGGTGGAATCGGCCACAGGCAAGGTGGTTGATGTCTCAGCTAAGGTTACGCTGGCAGCCGGCTATGCGTTGCAGCCGGTTATTCAAGCTTTTACGGCGCTCCTGGAGAAGTATCGTAAGGAGAAGGCTTTTGCCGCTACCTATATCAGTCAATCGGTCATTGGCGCATTGCTGCTGAATACGGAGGGCGTAGTGGACTATAGCGGGCTGAAGCTGAACGGCGGAACGGCAAATATCCCGCTGCTGGAGACAGAAGTGCCGCTGTTCGGCAATGTCGTTCTGGAGGTGTAG
- a CDS encoding M15 family metallopeptidase, with protein sequence MLTLTQLLNKSAARLKGLHPAVLAAATALIERSHACGVPILITQGLRTIAEQDALYAQGRTRPGAIVTNARGGYSYHNYGLAVDFALLLPDGSSVSWDMSRDGNQNGTRDWLEVVQHAKAIGFEWGGDWTSFKDYPHLQMSFGLSLAELRTGKKPAAAAVEAVVERIKPKEEPVMKTQMKVAVQVNGRKIADGWLENGVTYVPARKIAEALGAQIAYHPAANTVEITTIPQKGVIS encoded by the coding sequence ATGCTGACGCTAACTCAACTCCTGAATAAATCTGCTGCCCGGTTAAAAGGACTTCATCCCGCCGTTCTTGCCGCAGCCACCGCACTGATTGAACGCTCTCATGCTTGCGGTGTGCCTATCCTGATCACGCAAGGTCTGCGGACGATTGCCGAACAGGATGCACTCTATGCCCAGGGGCGAACCCGGCCGGGAGCGATCGTGACGAATGCGCGCGGCGGGTACAGTTATCACAATTATGGGCTGGCGGTGGATTTTGCGCTGCTGCTTCCGGATGGCTCCAGCGTCTCCTGGGATATGAGCAGGGACGGGAATCAGAATGGGACTCGGGATTGGCTGGAGGTGGTGCAGCACGCGAAGGCCATCGGGTTCGAATGGGGCGGCGACTGGACTAGCTTCAAGGATTATCCGCATCTGCAGATGAGCTTCGGATTAAGTCTGGCGGAGTTGCGGACGGGGAAAAAGCCTGCGGCTGCGGCCGTGGAGGCGGTGGTTGAACGGATCAAGCCCAAGGAGGAACCAGTGATGAAGACTCAGATGAAAGTTGCAGTACAGGTGAATGGCAGGAAGATTGCGGACGGGTGGCTGGAGAATGGGGTTACCTATGTTCCTGCACGTAAAATTGCGGAGGCGCTGGGCGCTCAGATTGCCTACCATCCGGCTGCCAACACCGTTGAAATCACCACCATCCCGCAGAAAGGAGTAATCTCATGA
- a CDS encoding hyaluronate lyase N-terminal domain-containing protein, with translation MARKTLIQIRRGLESALGTLAAGELGYCTDSGKLFIGSGSSNMLLAAGQSTGDMLKSIYDTNNNGKVDYAQAADTVPWSGVDGKPSVYPAAAHTHDYMPKGPLTWNQLKGV, from the coding sequence ATGGCACGGAAGACTTTGATTCAAATCCGCCGCGGCCTGGAGAGTGCGCTGGGTACGCTGGCTGCAGGCGAGCTGGGCTACTGCACAGATAGCGGCAAGCTGTTCATCGGCAGCGGCAGCAGCAATATGCTGCTGGCGGCAGGCCAAAGCACAGGTGATATGCTGAAAAGCATCTACGACACGAATAACAACGGCAAGGTCGATTATGCCCAGGCTGCGGATACGGTTCCCTGGTCAGGTGTAGATGGTAAGCCTTCGGTCTATCCGGCGGCTGCACATACCCATGATTATATGCCGAAGGGTCCGCTGACCTGGAATCAGCTGAAGGGGGTGTAG